Within the Nitrospiria bacterium genome, the region TTTATAATATGGCCATGTTGACCCACCGCCGAATGCGATCTATCCTGTCAGCAGCTTCAGTTCCTCGATCCGCGAATGAGCCGGGCCGAGCTTTTAGCTGTTTCTTCTCTCAAAGACATTCATGGGTAATCACCTTCTAAACTGATTTCTCATGATTCATACCACAATCCCTTCCCGCTCCACCCCCTCCAAGAACTGTGACTGGATCGCTTTGAGGTGCTCGAGGTGTTGCTGACTGATGACCTGAATCGACAGAACCATTCCGTGTTCCAGTTCGAGTTGGTAGCCCGACTCGCGAATCCGATCACCGAGCTTCCAGTCCTCAGATCGAAAACCACCTGGATATCAATATCCGATTCTTTGCTCGCGTCTCCACGAGCCTTAGAACCAAAGAGAGTCAATCGCACCAGTTCACCAGGATATTGTTCCTCTATGGTTTTCTTGAATGCCTCAACAACATGTTTCTCTTTAGCCGTCAGTTTCCTCATTCCACCGTCACGCTCTTGGCGAGGTTTCGGGGTTGATCGACGTCGCAGCCGCGAAGTACGGCGACGTGGTAGGCCAGCAGCTGCATCGGGACGGAAAGAACGACCGGCGTCAACAGAGAAGGCGCCGGGGGAACCCGAATCACCTGGTCGGTCTTCGTGTCGATCTCTTGATCCCCTTTCGTGGCCACGGCGATGATGATGCCTCCACGGGCTTTCACCTCCATCACGTTGCTCAGAACCTTCTCGTAGACCTTGTCTTTGGGCGCCAAGACCACCACCGGCATGTTCTCATCGACCAGGGCGATCGGGCCGTGTTTCATTTCACCCGCCGGGTAGCCTTCGGCATGGATATAGGACAATTCTTTCAGCTTCAGCGCGCCCTCCAGAGCGACCGGGTAATTGATCCCGCGGCCCAGATACAGAAAATCCCGATACTTGAAAAATTGCCGTGCCAATTCCGAAATCGCCTGATCCTGTTTTAGCGTCTCCTCGATCAACAGGGGAAGATGTTGCAGGTCTTCCAAAAGCTTCGTTGCGCGCGAAGGACTCGGGATTTTTCGCATCGTCCCGAGATGAAAAGCCAGCAGGTAGAGGGCGGTTAACTGGGCCGTAAACGTTTTGGTGGCCGCCACGCCGATCTCGGGTCCGGCGTGAGTATACACCACCCCATGGGCTTCCCGGGCCATCGTGCTCCCGACCACGTTGCAGATCGAAATCACTCTCGCGCCCTTGCCCTTGGCTTCCTTGACGGCGGCCAGGGTATCGGCCGTTTCCCCCGACTGGGAAATGGCGATCAAAAGCGAGCGACGGTCCAGGACCGGATCACGGTAGCGGAACTCCGATCCGATGTCAACTTCGACCGGGATACGGGCCAGTTCCTCGATCATGAACTTGCCGATGAGGGCCGCATGCCACGATGTTCCACAGGCGACGAGCGAAATCTTGCGGAGATCTTCCGCCTCCGCCGCCGTCAGGCCGATTTCGGGCAGAGCCACCTCGTCTCGTTCAAGAAAGACGCGGCCACGGAAGGTGTCCAAAACGGCCTGCGGCTGTTCATGGATTTCTTTCAGCATGAAATGTTTGTAGCCGCCCCGCTCGGCCATGACCGGATTCCACGAAACGGTCTCTATCCGTTTCTCTTTCGGCCGTCCCGCCGCATCCTTAACCGTGATTCCCTTCGGGGTCAACACGGCCATCTCGCCGTCGTCCAACAGAATGATGTTTCGTGTATGGTTCAAGATAGCCGGTATGTCCGAGGCGATGAAATATTGCCCTTCGGCGGTACCGGCGACCAGCGGACAGCCCTCCCGGGCCGCGATCAGAAGATCGGGCTCTTTTTCGGAAAGGACACAGATGGCGTAAGCGCCGCGAACCTCCTTTAAAGCCGAACGGACAGCCTCTTCGAACCCCTTGCTCCGGCCCATCTGCCGGTCGATGAGATGAACGATCACCTCGGTATCCGTTTCGGACTGAAAGGTACGGCCCTCCGCCTGAAGTTCGTGCTTGAGCGCAAGATAGTTCTCGATAATGCCGTTGTGCACCAAAACCAGCGGTCCGACCCGATGGGGGTGGGCGTTCTCTTCCGAGGGCCGCCCGTGGGTGGCCCATCGCGTATGCCCGATGCCGATTCGACCGGAGGGCGCCTTTCCGGACAGGGCCGCTTCAAGATTCGCCAGCTTTCCCACCGACCGACACACCTCGATGCGGCCGTGTTGAAGATAGGCGATCCCGGCCGAATCATAACCCCGATACTCCAAGCGCCGAAGTCCTTCGATCAGAATGGGGACCACGTCTTGATTGCCGATGTAACCGATAATACCGCACATGGATATATCCCTTATCGATTTATTTTCTTTTTTGTCTTTCTTTTCTTCGCCCAATCCTTCTTGGTTACTTGCCTGGCCCGGGCCAGGACCAGGGAATCCGCAGGGACATCCTTGGTGATGGTGGATCCGGCAGCGATGACCGCCCCTCGGCCGATTCGGACGGGCGCGATGAGCTGGGTGTCGCTTCCCACGAAGACGCGGTCTTCAATAATCGTTTGGTGCTTGTTGACCCCGTCATAGTTGCAGGTAATCGTTCCCGCCCCTATATTGACCTCTTTCCCGATCACGGCGTCTCCCAGATAGGTCAGGTGGTTCGCCTTGGATCCCTCCCCCATGTCGGTCTTCTTGGTTTCTACGAAATTGCCGATCTTGGCCCGTTTATGAAGGATCGTCCCTGAACGAAGATGTGCGAACGGTCCCACCGTCGCGCCTTCTTCCAGCACCGAATCGACCAGGATGCAGGAATCCATCACCGTCACGCCGGTCCCCAGCCGAGAATCGGTGATCCTTGTGTGCGAATGGATGACACAGTCCTCTCCGATTCGACTGGCGCCTTCCAGCCGGACATTGGGATGAATCAGGGTATCTTGTCCGATCGTCACGTCCGCGTCGATCCAGGCTGTTCGGGGGTCCAGGAGGGTTACGCCTTCGAGCATATGCCGCTCCGCAATTCTCCTATGGACGGCCCGTTCGATTCGAGCCAGATCCACGCGGGTATTGATGCCCGCCACTTCTTCCGAATTTTCCGCATGGACCACGCCCAATTTAAGACCCTGCCGGACCGCAATTTGAACGATATCGGTTAAATAGTATTCCTGTTGCGAATTGTCGGATTTTAACTCTTTTAATGCCGAATACAAGAATGGGGCGTTCGCCACATAAAAACCGGTGTTGATCTCGCGGACGCTCCGCTGCGCCGGCGTTGCATCCCCCTCCTCCACAATGGAGACCAAATCACCATCCGGATTCCGAAGGACACGGCCGTAGCCTTTTGGATCCGATATCGTTGCGGTCAGAAGCGTCAACTCGGCGCCCCGTTCCCGATGGGTCCGCAACATGGACTGAAGCGTTTCGATTGTAATCAACGGCACATCGGCATTTAAAATGAGAACCGGTCCCTGGAAATCGGCCAGGGTCGCCTGTGTCTGCAGAACGGCATGTCCCGTCCCCCGCGGCCTGCCCTGATGAACGATCTCCGCAGGCTGATTCTCCAGGATCCGCTCCACCGCCTCGGCTTGGTGCGCCACCACCACGAGGATCCTGTTGGACGGCAGCCGCCGGGCGGTCTCCATGGAATAGAGAATCATGGGCCGACCCGCGATCGAATGAAGCACTTTTGCCCGCTTGGATTTCATCCTTTTACCCAGGCCGGCGGCCAAAATCACGGTGGCGATCCTCATCTTCGCCGCCTCCCGGCCCGGATCGGATTCACGATCCATAAAGTTGTGATAATATAGTTCTGGGTGTCGTTCTCCGGAAATTTCATCGAGTCCATTAGAATACAATGTTAAATAATACTCATTTTCCTTAATTCTTGCAAGCGTTTATTTGTATTTTGGGGAGGAGTTGGTATCATAATATTCGATGATAAATAACGGGAGCCGCGTGATCTTTTTCGAATTGGCCCTATACGGGATCAGAAATTTCACTCAACTTACCCGGCTGGCTTTCAAACCCGGTCTTAATCTTATTCAGGGCGCGAACGGCAGCGGGAAAAGCACGATTTGCGACGTCCTACTTGCCGTTCTCTCACCCATTTCGGATCGTTCGGTCCAAAGTTTTCGACCACAAAAACCCTCCGACGCCTGCCAGGCCGGATTGATCTTCAAGACGAAAGGTGAGCGGATCTATCGGCTTATTCGAGACTTCGCCGGCCGCAAAAGCAGCCTGTCCGAATTGGATTCGTCGAACAAATTTCATATCACGACGCAGGAGGAAGAGCCAATCGCAAAGTTCCTGACGGATGAGATGGGCGGTCTTCCTCTTAACGCGTTTGAAGGGCTTTTTACGATGAGGGGGAGTTGGATGCCATCGGCACGGGCCGTTGTAGAAACCCGTTTGGACCATCAGGCAAGCTCGCCGGTCTTGGGCTCCTCCCCCGCCCTTGCCGCCGAAACAAACACCATGCCCCAGGACAGGACACAGAAACAGAAACGGTTAAAGGAACTCAAAGCGTTCTTGGCCCAAGGGGATCAACTGGCGGCCATGGAAGATCAACTCTCCGACCTGCAGGCTCGTTCCGCGGAAGCGAAGCGACGTCTGAGAATGGTCACGGAAAAGACGGCCGAACTTTCACGATTGATGCAACAGGGGACCGGATTTGAATCCCTTCGCGACCTTCCCGAGGACTATCACCTCATTCTCGAAACTTCGGCCCAGCAAGAACATCTTAAAAACGAACAGCTGACCACGATCGCCGAGGATGAAGAATTCGTGAAACAGGATTTGGCGGCCATTCCGAATCAGCCGTTCTTTCTCACGAAATTTTTTATCGCCGGGGGAGTGTTGGTCTTGGCCGCGCTCATTCTGATGGGCGCCCTGAGCCTCGGAAATCTTTTCCAGAATCTGATGATGGTCATGCTCCTGGCCGGCGCCGGTCTGATGGGTTATGCCGGTTATCTGGATTTTGGAAAGATGAACAAACGAAAGGCGCTTGAGCTGAAATCCCGGGAAGCCGAACGACAACGGGCCCGGGTCGAGGCCACGTTCAAGAAAGAAAATGCCGCGTGTATGGATCTGCTGAAAAAAACCGGCTCCGCCGATGTGGCGAGCCTCAAAGAGAAGATCCGTAATTACGAGCGTTTTGCCCAGGCCCGTCGGGAACTGGAATCGCAACGGGATCAGTTTCTTGGCAAGAAGACGCCGGAAGAATTGCAGAACGACGTGGATACGCTGTCGCGGCAGATCTCCGATCTCGAATCCAAACTCAAGAGTTCCTCGACGTTGCCGTCGGATATCTACCTGATCCAGGAGGAAGTCCGCATCCTGGAACAAGATTTGGCCGTGTCGTCTTCGGCCGATCCAAAACCGAAACTCGATCCGCTGCCGAAAGTTGCCGGATCGGATGCGTCCGGACGTCCCGGATTTTCCAAAGAAGGAGGCGATTTCCTTTCGGGTCCACTCCACACCGGGATTCGAACCGCGGGGGTGCAATCCCTACTCCTGGATCGCCGTTCGGAACTAAACGCCCAAGCGGCCCGCTTGATCGAAAAAACGGGCGGGGCGCCCGAGGCGGTGATCGTCGTAAACGAGCAACTGCAGCCGGCGCTGACCACCCGGACAAAGACACCCGTCCCATGGGAAGTATTAAGCTCCGGGCAACAGGACATTTGCCATTTCATGCTTCAGCTCGCTGTCGCCCAGATCCTTTCATCATCCCACCCATTTCCCCTCATCCTTGATAACCCGCTGCCCGTTCTGGATCCCCCGCATCAGCAGATGGTACTGGACATTTTGCGGGAAATCGCGCAGAATAGACAGGTTCTTTTGCTTTCTTCGGCGGCGTATCCCAGCCGAACAAGCGACAACCTCATCCAACTTAAATAGGGACAAAGACTGCCTTTGCTTCGGGCAACCGAGGGGGCATCCCTATCCAATAATCGAATCAGGAACACGACATCGAAATGCGCGGCTTCTTCATCACGTTCGAGGGCATCGAGGGCAGCGGGAAAAGCACTCAGATCGAGATTCTGGCCCATCACTTGCTCCGTGAAGGACACAAGGTCGTAACCACCCGGGAACCCGGCGGGACCGCATTCGGTGAACAGATCCGCAGGGTATTATTGAGCATCAAGAACCGCCGATTGGATACGCGGGCCGAACTCTTTCTGTATTTGGCCAGCCGGACCCAACATCTTGAAGAAGTGATCCTACCCGCTCTAAAAAAAGGGACGATCGTCTTGTGTGATCGATTCTCGGACGCGACCCTCGCCTATCAGGGTTTCGGCCGCCGGCTCGACATGAATATCGTCCGGGCGGCGGTGGACTACGCGGCCAAGGGGCTGATTCCCGATCTGACCTTGCTTCTGGACCTGGATGTCGGCGTGGGACTGAATCGTGTCAGGGATCGCGGAAGGAGCAACCGCATGGACCGAGAACAGCGTGAGTTCCATCAACGCGTTCGGGCGGGCTATCGTCGTTTGGCCCGAACGGAACCCGGACGCATCAAGATCGTGGAGGCCTCGCAAACCCCGGAGGACGTGGCCAAGGATGTTAAAATGATGGTGGACCGGCGCTTGGTCCGCCGCCCGGTCGCCAAACAGAACGAACGAGGGTTTCATGTCGTCCGAAGCCGGTTTTGAAACGATCGTGGGACATGCCCATGCCAAAGCCGTCCTAACAGCGGCTCTGGCGAACGACCGAGTCGCGCATGCTTATTTGTTCCATGGAGCAGCGCATATCGGGAAATTTCTGACGGCCGCGACCTTTGCCAAGATGGGTCTATGTCCCCATCCTAAGGCAGGCTCGGCCTCCGGCCTTTCGACGCTGGCCTCCTGCGGTCAATGCCGGTCCTGTCTGGCCGTGGATTCAGGAAGCCACCCCGATTTCCGGGAGGTGCGACCGGACGGCAGCCAAATCAAGATCGGACAGATTCGCGAATTGCAGGACGCGATTGCCTTCAAACCTTTGATCGGTTCACGGAAATGGTTTCTGGTTGACGAGGCCGACGCGATGAATCCCGAGGCGGCGAACGGTTTTCTGAAAACTTTGGAGGAGCCTCCGGACCACAGCGTTCTGATCCTGATCTCGGCCCGACCGCAAACCCTGCTGCCGACGATCCTTTCCCGCTGCCAGGCCGTCCGCTTCGGTCCGGCGCCGCTGCCGGAGCTGACGCAGTGGCTCCAGAGGCGACGGGGCCTCGGTCCGAAGGAGGCGATCGTGTTGGCCGCGCTGGCCATGGGAAGAATCGGGATCGCGGCCGAGGCCGATCCGGCGGTCTTGAAAAGCGAACGAGATCGGGTTCTCGATGCCCTTTCCAAGGAGCGGCTTGAAGATCCGGCCGAACTTTTTAATCAGCCCGACGAGTTGGCCGCGACGCCGGAGCAACTCGCACGATCGCTGGACACCATCGAAGTCTGGCTCCGAGACGTCCTGATCGCCCGGCACGATCCCGATCCGACCCTTCTCATCAATCAGGATGTCCCGGAAAGAATTACGACCTGGAGCCGTGCCGTCTCAACCGATTCGGTGCTGGAAACGATGACGCTGATCCATCACCTCCGGCGGGCCGCTCCCCGAAATCTCAATCACGCGCTCGTGTTGGAGACGGTGCTTTTGAAACTTCGCGACGCGGTGATCGGCGAATCGGCCGCAGACTCGAAGCCGAACTGAGCGGAACTCATCCGGACATGAAATCGTCCCGCAGAAAAACACCCTCGCCAAAACGCAAGACCTTCTATATCACGACGCCGATTTATTACGTCAACGACGTTCCCCACATTGGGCATGCCTATACCACGATCGCGGCCGATGTCCTGGCCCGATACAAACGGCTCCGGGGTTACGACGTTTTTTTTCTGACCGGGACGGATGAACACGGGCAAAAAGTCCAGCAGGCCGCCTCCAAACAGGGCCTGGATCCTCAGACGCACGCCGATCGGATGGTCGTGGCGTTTAAAGAGCTTTGGAAACGCCTGACGATCTCGAACGACGACTTTGTTCGTACGACGGAGGAACGCCATAAGCGGGTCGTGCAGGAAGTCCTTCGGCGGCTGAGAAAGAGTGAGGTTCTCTACAAGGCGTCTTATCAGGGCTGGTACTGCCTGCCGGATGAACGGTTCTGGGCGGATGACGAAGTGGTCGAAGGAAAATGTCCCGAATGCGGCCGACCGGTGGAACGGATCTCGGAGTCGAACTACTTCTTCAAAATGAGCGCTTACCGGGATCGTTTAATGCGACACATCCGAAAATATCCCGGATTCATCCGGCCCGAAAACCGTCGAAACGAGGTGTTGGGTTTTCTGGACCGGCCGCTTGAGGATCTTTGCATCTCCCGCCCGAGGGCCCGACTTGCGTGGGGTATCCCGTTTCCCTTTGATCCGGACTATGTCACGTACGTCTGGGTGGATGCGCT harbors:
- a CDS encoding nucleotidyltransferase domain-containing protein, encoding MRKLTAKEKHVVEAFKKTIEEQYPGELVRLTLFGSKARGDASKESDIDIQVVFDLRTGSSVIGFASRATNSNWNTEWFCRFRSSVSNTSSTSKRSSHSSWRGWSGKGLWYES
- the glmS gene encoding glutamine--fructose-6-phosphate transaminase (isomerizing), which translates into the protein MCGIIGYIGNQDVVPILIEGLRRLEYRGYDSAGIAYLQHGRIEVCRSVGKLANLEAALSGKAPSGRIGIGHTRWATHGRPSEENAHPHRVGPLVLVHNGIIENYLALKHELQAEGRTFQSETDTEVIVHLIDRQMGRSKGFEEAVRSALKEVRGAYAICVLSEKEPDLLIAAREGCPLVAGTAEGQYFIASDIPAILNHTRNIILLDDGEMAVLTPKGITVKDAAGRPKEKRIETVSWNPVMAERGGYKHFMLKEIHEQPQAVLDTFRGRVFLERDEVALPEIGLTAAEAEDLRKISLVACGTSWHAALIGKFMIEELARIPVEVDIGSEFRYRDPVLDRRSLLIAISQSGETADTLAAVKEAKGKGARVISICNVVGSTMAREAHGVVYTHAGPEIGVAATKTFTAQLTALYLLAFHLGTMRKIPSPSRATKLLEDLQHLPLLIEETLKQDQAISELARQFFKYRDFLYLGRGINYPVALEGALKLKELSYIHAEGYPAGEMKHGPIALVDENMPVVVLAPKDKVYEKVLSNVMEVKARGGIIIAVATKGDQEIDTKTDQVIRVPPAPSLLTPVVLSVPMQLLAYHVAVLRGCDVDQPRNLAKSVTVE
- the glmU gene encoding bifunctional UDP-N-acetylglucosamine diphosphorylase/glucosamine-1-phosphate N-acetyltransferase GlmU — encoded protein: MRIATVILAAGLGKRMKSKRAKVLHSIAGRPMILYSMETARRLPSNRILVVVAHQAEAVERILENQPAEIVHQGRPRGTGHAVLQTQATLADFQGPVLILNADVPLITIETLQSMLRTHRERGAELTLLTATISDPKGYGRVLRNPDGDLVSIVEEGDATPAQRSVREINTGFYVANAPFLYSALKELKSDNSQQEYYLTDIVQIAVRQGLKLGVVHAENSEEVAGINTRVDLARIERAVHRRIAERHMLEGVTLLDPRTAWIDADVTIGQDTLIHPNVRLEGASRIGEDCVIHSHTRITDSRLGTGVTVMDSCILVDSVLEEGATVGPFAHLRSGTILHKRAKIGNFVETKKTDMGEGSKANHLTYLGDAVIGKEVNIGAGTITCNYDGVNKHQTIIEDRVFVGSDTQLIAPVRIGRGAVIAAGSTITKDVPADSLVLARARQVTKKDWAKKRKTKKKINR
- a CDS encoding AAA family ATPase, whose amino-acid sequence is MIFFELALYGIRNFTQLTRLAFKPGLNLIQGANGSGKSTICDVLLAVLSPISDRSVQSFRPQKPSDACQAGLIFKTKGERIYRLIRDFAGRKSSLSELDSSNKFHITTQEEEPIAKFLTDEMGGLPLNAFEGLFTMRGSWMPSARAVVETRLDHQASSPVLGSSPALAAETNTMPQDRTQKQKRLKELKAFLAQGDQLAAMEDQLSDLQARSAEAKRRLRMVTEKTAELSRLMQQGTGFESLRDLPEDYHLILETSAQQEHLKNEQLTTIAEDEEFVKQDLAAIPNQPFFLTKFFIAGGVLVLAALILMGALSLGNLFQNLMMVMLLAGAGLMGYAGYLDFGKMNKRKALELKSREAERQRARVEATFKKENAACMDLLKKTGSADVASLKEKIRNYERFAQARRELESQRDQFLGKKTPEELQNDVDTLSRQISDLESKLKSSSTLPSDIYLIQEEVRILEQDLAVSSSADPKPKLDPLPKVAGSDASGRPGFSKEGGDFLSGPLHTGIRTAGVQSLLLDRRSELNAQAARLIEKTGGAPEAVIVVNEQLQPALTTRTKTPVPWEVLSSGQQDICHFMLQLAVAQILSSSHPFPLILDNPLPVLDPPHQQMVLDILREIAQNRQVLLLSSAAYPSRTSDNLIQLK
- the tmk gene encoding dTMP kinase encodes the protein MRGFFITFEGIEGSGKSTQIEILAHHLLREGHKVVTTREPGGTAFGEQIRRVLLSIKNRRLDTRAELFLYLASRTQHLEEVILPALKKGTIVLCDRFSDATLAYQGFGRRLDMNIVRAAVDYAAKGLIPDLTLLLDLDVGVGLNRVRDRGRSNRMDREQREFHQRVRAGYRRLARTEPGRIKIVEASQTPEDVAKDVKMMVDRRLVRRPVAKQNERGFHVVRSRF
- the holB gene encoding DNA polymerase III subunit delta', producing MSSEAGFETIVGHAHAKAVLTAALANDRVAHAYLFHGAAHIGKFLTAATFAKMGLCPHPKAGSASGLSTLASCGQCRSCLAVDSGSHPDFREVRPDGSQIKIGQIRELQDAIAFKPLIGSRKWFLVDEADAMNPEAANGFLKTLEEPPDHSVLILISARPQTLLPTILSRCQAVRFGPAPLPELTQWLQRRRGLGPKEAIVLAALAMGRIGIAAEADPAVLKSERDRVLDALSKERLEDPAELFNQPDELAATPEQLARSLDTIEVWLRDVLIARHDPDPTLLINQDVPERITTWSRAVSTDSVLETMTLIHHLRRAAPRNLNHALVLETVLLKLRDAVIGESAADSKPN